A window from Citrobacter amalonaticus encodes these proteins:
- a CDS encoding GNAT family N-acetyltransferase, whose protein sequence is MSVADTLSDNDIAVRDALPDDVEAISSLYAWHVLNGRASFEETPPTIDEMRRRMRTVAQYGLPWLVALYRGVVVGYCYATQYRPRPAYRYTLEESIYVDASMTGRGIGSLLMQTLITRCEEGPWRQMVAVIGDGHNNPGSLRLHKKHGFEIAGQLRSVGYKKGDWRDTLIMQRPLNEGDWTLPE, encoded by the coding sequence ATGTCTGTTGCCGATACGCTTTCTGATAACGATATTGCGGTGCGCGACGCGCTGCCCGACGACGTAGAGGCGATCTCCTCGTTATATGCGTGGCATGTGTTGAATGGCCGCGCCTCTTTTGAAGAAACGCCTCCGACGATCGATGAGATGCGCCGACGTATGCGTACGGTCGCGCAGTATGGTCTGCCGTGGCTGGTGGCGCTCTATCGCGGCGTGGTTGTCGGTTATTGCTACGCCACACAATATCGCCCGCGCCCGGCCTATCGCTATACCCTGGAAGAGTCGATTTATGTCGATGCCAGCATGACCGGACGCGGCATTGGCAGCCTGCTGATGCAGACGTTAATCACCCGCTGCGAGGAAGGGCCATGGCGGCAGATGGTGGCGGTGATTGGCGACGGGCATAACAATCCCGGGTCGCTGCGGTTGCATAAAAAACACGGTTTCGAGATTGCCGGACAATTGCGTAGCGTCGGGTATAAGAAAGGAGACTGGCGGGATACGTTGATTATGCAGCGCCCACTCAACGAAGGTGACTGGACGCTGCCGGAGTAA
- the dusC gene encoding tRNA dihydrouridine(16) synthase DusC — protein MRVLLAPMEGVLDSLVRELLTEVNDYDLCITEFVRVVDQLLPVKVFHRLCPELLNGSRTPSGTLVRVQLLGQYPQWLAENAARAVELGSYGVDLNCGCPSKMVNGSGGGATLLKDPELIYQGAKAMREAVPAHLPVTVKVRLGWDSGDKKFEIADAVQQAGASELVVHGRTKEQGYKAEHINWQAIGEIRERLSIPVVANGEIWDWQSAQECLAVSGCDAVMIGRGALNIPNLSRVVKYNEPRMPWPQVVELLKKYTRLEKQGDTGLYHVARIKQWLGYLRKEYEEATDVFQSIRALNNSPDIARAIQSIEI, from the coding sequence ATGCGTGTTTTACTGGCGCCGATGGAAGGCGTACTTGATTCACTGGTGCGCGAACTTCTGACGGAAGTGAATGACTACGATCTTTGCATCACCGAATTTGTGCGCGTGGTGGATCAACTCTTGCCAGTAAAAGTCTTTCATCGACTCTGTCCCGAACTGCTCAACGGCAGCCGGACTCCATCCGGCACCTTAGTGCGCGTGCAACTGTTAGGGCAGTATCCCCAGTGGCTGGCGGAAAATGCCGCCCGCGCCGTGGAACTCGGTTCTTACGGTGTTGATCTTAACTGCGGGTGTCCGTCAAAAATGGTCAACGGCAGCGGCGGCGGTGCGACGCTGCTGAAGGACCCGGAACTCATCTATCAGGGCGCGAAAGCGATGCGTGAAGCGGTGCCGGCGCATCTGCCGGTGACGGTGAAAGTGCGTCTGGGCTGGGACAGCGGCGACAAAAAGTTTGAGATTGCAGATGCCGTCCAGCAAGCCGGGGCGAGTGAACTGGTTGTACACGGGCGCACCAAAGAGCAGGGCTATAAGGCGGAACATATCAACTGGCAGGCGATTGGCGAAATTCGCGAGCGACTGTCTATTCCGGTGGTTGCCAATGGTGAAATCTGGGACTGGCAAAGCGCCCAGGAATGCCTGGCCGTCAGTGGCTGTGACGCGGTGATGATTGGCCGCGGGGCACTGAACATTCCCAACCTCAGCCGGGTGGTGAAGTATAACGAGCCGCGAATGCCATGGCCGCAGGTTGTCGAACTGCTGAAAAAGTATACCCGTCTGGAAAAACAGGGCGACACCGGTTTATATCATGTCGCGCGTATTAAACAATGGCTGGGCTATTTGCGAAAAGAATATGAAGAAGCCACGGACGTCTTCCAGTCTATCCGCGCGTTAAATAATTCACCGGATATTGCCCGCGCGATCCAGTCGATAGAAATTTAA
- the osmF gene encoding glycine betaine ABC transporter substrate-binding protein OsmF, with protein MTISKIWAGSLALLAAVSLPLQAASPVKVGSKIDTEGALLGNIILQVLESHGVKTVNKVQLGTTPVVRGAITSGELDIYPEYTGNGAFFFKDENDPAWKNAQAGFEKVKKLDAEQNKLVWLTPAPANNTWTIAVRSDVAEKNKLTSLADLGRYLKEGGTFKLAASAEFIERADALPAFEKAYDFKLSQDQLLSLAGGDTAVTIKAAAQQTSGVNAAMAYGTDGPVAALGLQTLSDPKGVQPIYAPAPVVREAVLKEYPQMAEWLQPVFASLDEKTLQQLNASIAVEGLDAKKVAADYLKQKGWVK; from the coding sequence ATGACAATCTCAAAGATTTGGGCCGGTTCGCTGGCGCTGTTAGCGGCAGTGAGCTTACCCTTGCAGGCGGCGTCGCCGGTAAAGGTCGGTTCGAAAATTGACACCGAAGGCGCGCTGCTCGGCAACATCATTTTGCAGGTGCTGGAAAGCCACGGCGTCAAAACGGTCAATAAAGTCCAGTTGGGCACCACGCCGGTCGTGCGCGGCGCGATCACCTCAGGCGAACTGGATATCTACCCTGAATATACCGGTAACGGCGCGTTCTTTTTCAAAGATGAAAACGATCCGGCGTGGAAAAACGCACAAGCTGGCTTTGAGAAAGTCAAAAAACTCGATGCTGAGCAAAACAAGCTGGTCTGGTTAACGCCGGCGCCAGCCAATAATACCTGGACTATCGCGGTGCGCAGCGATGTCGCCGAAAAAAATAAACTCACCTCACTGGCCGATCTCGGGCGTTATCTGAAAGAGGGCGGTACTTTCAAACTGGCCGCCTCCGCTGAATTTATCGAGCGTGCAGACGCGCTGCCCGCTTTCGAAAAAGCCTACGATTTCAAACTCAGTCAGGATCAGTTGCTGTCGCTGGCAGGGGGTGACACCGCCGTGACCATCAAAGCGGCCGCGCAGCAAACGTCCGGCGTCAATGCCGCGATGGCCTACGGTACGGATGGTCCGGTCGCCGCGCTGGGGCTACAGACCTTAAGCGATCCTAAAGGCGTTCAGCCCATTTATGCGCCAGCGCCTGTGGTGCGTGAGGCGGTACTGAAGGAATACCCGCAGATGGCGGAATGGCTGCAACCGGTGTTTGCCAGCCTCGATGAAAAAACGTTGCAACAACTTAATGCCAGCATTGCCGTTGAAGGGTTGGACGCCAAAAAAGTGGCGGCGGACTATCTGAAACAAAAGGGATGGGTGAAGTAA
- the bglX gene encoding beta-glucosidase BglX, giving the protein MKWLCSVGVAVSLALQPALAEELFGNHPLTPEARDAFVTQLLTKMTVDEKIGQLRLISVGPDNPKEAIREMIKDGQVGAIFNTVTRQDIRKMQDQVMELSRLKIPLFFAYDVLHGQRTVFPISLGLASSFNLDAVKTVGRISAYEAADDGLNMTWAPMVDVSRDPRWGRASEGFGEDTYLTSIMGKTMVEAMQGKSPADRYSVMTSVKHFAAYGAVEGGKEYNTVDMSPQRLFNDYMPPYKAGLDAGSGAVMVALNSLNGTPATSDAWLLKDILRDKWGFKGITVSDHGAIKELIKHGTASDPEDAVRVALKSGINMSMSDEYYSKYLPGLIKSGKVTMAELDDAARHVLNVKYDMGLFNDPYSHLGAKESDPVDTNAESRLHRKEAREVARESLVLLKNRLDTLPLKKSGTIAVVGPLADSKRDVMGSWSAAGVADQSITVLTGIKNALGTKGKVVYAHGANVTNDKDIVTFLNQYEEAVKMDPRSPQEMIDEAVKAAKQSDVVVAVVGEAQGMAHEASSRTDITLPQSQRDLITALKATGKPLVLVLMNGRPLALVKEDQQADAILETWFAGTEGGNAIADVLFGDYNPSGKLPMSFPRSVGQIPTYYSHLNTGRPYNADKPNKYTSRYFDEANGPLYPFGYGLSYTTFDVSDVTLSAPTLKRDGSVTASVKVTNTGKREGETVIQLYVQDVTASLSRPVKELKGFKKVNLKSGETQAVSFPIDINALKFWNQQMKFDAEPGKFNVFIGVDSARVKQGSFELL; this is encoded by the coding sequence ATGAAATGGCTATGTTCTGTAGGTGTCGCAGTTAGTCTGGCATTGCAACCCGCGCTGGCGGAGGAGCTGTTCGGAAACCATCCGCTGACGCCGGAAGCGCGGGACGCGTTTGTCACCCAGTTGCTGACGAAAATGACTGTCGATGAAAAGATTGGTCAGTTGCGTTTAATCAGCGTCGGTCCGGATAACCCGAAAGAAGCGATCCGCGAGATGATCAAAGACGGCCAGGTGGGGGCAATTTTTAACACCGTTACCCGTCAGGATATCCGCAAAATGCAGGATCAGGTGATGGAACTGAGCCGCCTGAAAATCCCTCTCTTTTTTGCCTACGACGTATTGCACGGCCAGCGTACCGTCTTCCCGATTAGCCTCGGACTGGCGTCCTCTTTTAACCTCGACGCGGTGAAAACCGTCGGACGCATCTCGGCGTATGAAGCCGCCGACGACGGCCTGAACATGACCTGGGCGCCGATGGTCGATGTCTCCCGCGATCCGCGCTGGGGACGCGCCTCGGAAGGCTTTGGCGAAGATACGTATCTGACCTCCATCATGGGAAAAACGATGGTGGAAGCGATGCAGGGCAAAAGCCCAGCGGATCGCTATTCGGTGATGACCAGCGTTAAGCACTTCGCCGCCTACGGCGCCGTGGAGGGCGGTAAAGAGTACAACACCGTCGACATGAGCCCGCAGCGCCTGTTTAACGACTACATGCCGCCGTACAAAGCCGGGCTGGATGCAGGCAGCGGCGCGGTGATGGTGGCGCTGAACTCATTGAACGGCACGCCAGCGACCTCTGATGCCTGGCTGCTGAAAGACATTCTGCGCGACAAGTGGGGCTTCAAAGGCATTACCGTTTCTGACCATGGTGCTATCAAAGAGCTGATTAAACACGGCACCGCCTCCGACCCGGAAGATGCCGTCCGCGTGGCGCTCAAGTCCGGCATTAACATGAGTATGAGCGACGAGTATTACAGCAAATATCTGCCAGGGCTGATCAAATCCGGCAAAGTGACGATGGCGGAGCTGGATGACGCGGCGCGGCATGTACTCAACGTGAAATATGACATGGGGCTGTTTAACGATCCGTACAGCCATCTGGGGGCAAAAGAGTCTGATCCGGTGGATACCAACGCCGAAAGCCGTCTGCACCGGAAAGAGGCGCGTGAAGTGGCGCGTGAAAGTCTGGTGCTGTTGAAAAACCGCCTCGACACGCTGCCGCTGAAAAAATCGGGGACGATTGCGGTTGTCGGCCCGCTGGCGGACAGCAAACGCGACGTGATGGGCAGTTGGTCCGCCGCAGGCGTTGCCGATCAGTCCATCACGGTGCTGACCGGTATTAAAAATGCTCTCGGTACAAAGGGTAAAGTGGTGTACGCCCATGGGGCCAACGTCACTAACGATAAAGACATTGTCACCTTCCTCAATCAGTACGAAGAGGCGGTGAAGATGGATCCGCGTTCACCTCAGGAGATGATTGATGAAGCCGTCAAGGCGGCGAAGCAGTCTGACGTAGTTGTCGCCGTAGTGGGTGAGGCGCAGGGCATGGCACATGAAGCGTCAAGCCGTACTGATATCACGCTGCCACAGAGCCAGCGCGATCTGATTACGGCCCTGAAAGCGACCGGCAAACCGCTGGTGCTGGTACTAATGAACGGTCGTCCGCTGGCATTGGTGAAAGAAGATCAACAGGCCGATGCGATTCTGGAAACCTGGTTTGCCGGTACGGAAGGCGGCAACGCGATTGCCGACGTCCTGTTTGGCGACTACAACCCGTCGGGCAAACTGCCCATGTCTTTCCCGCGTTCGGTAGGGCAGATCCCGACCTATTACAGCCACCTCAACACCGGTCGTCCGTATAACGCCGACAAGCCGAACAAATACACCTCTCGCTACTTTGACGAAGCGAACGGTCCGCTCTATCCATTTGGTTATGGTCTGAGTTACACCACGTTTGACGTTTCTGACGTGACGCTCTCTGCGCCAACCCTGAAACGCGACGGCAGCGTGACGGCAAGTGTGAAGGTGACCAACACCGGTAAGCGTGAAGGTGAGACGGTGATCCAGCTGTATGTGCAGGACGTCACGGCTTCCCTGAGCCGCCCGGTGAAAGAGCTGAAAGGCTTTAAGAAAGTGAACCTGAAATCTGGTGAAACGCAAGCCGTTAGTTTCCCGATTGATATCAATGCGTTGAAGTTCTGGAATCAGCAGATGAAGTTCGATGCCGAACCCGGCAAGTTCAACGTCTTTATCGGCGTCGATTCTGCCCGCGTGAAGCAGGGGTCGTTTGAATTGCTGTAA
- a CDS encoding SDR family oxidoreductase, which translates to MAKAAIVTASDSGIGKACALQLAKAGFDIGITWHSDEQGARDTAREVESHGVRAETLQLDLSQLPQGAQVLEHLIARFGRIDVLVNNAGTMSKSAFLETSFDDWRQIFTVDVDGAFLCSQLAARQMVKQGQGGRIINITSVHEHTPLPEASAYTAAKHALGVLTKAMALELVRHNILVNAVAPGAIATPMNDMDDSDVKPGTEPSIPLGRPGSTLEIASLVAWLCSEEAGYTTGQSFIVDGGFMLANPQFRPE; encoded by the coding sequence ATGGCAAAAGCAGCAATCGTGACGGCTTCCGATTCAGGTATTGGCAAGGCGTGCGCCCTTCAGTTAGCGAAAGCGGGATTTGATATCGGCATCACCTGGCATTCAGACGAGCAGGGAGCGCGTGATACCGCCCGTGAGGTGGAAAGTCATGGCGTCCGGGCGGAGACCCTTCAACTGGACCTGAGCCAGCTGCCGCAAGGTGCACAGGTGCTGGAACATCTGATTGCGCGCTTTGGCCGGATCGACGTGCTGGTCAATAACGCGGGAACGATGAGCAAATCCGCATTCCTGGAGACCTCCTTTGACGACTGGCGGCAGATATTTACGGTCGATGTCGATGGGGCGTTTCTCTGCTCACAGCTGGCGGCCCGCCAGATGGTGAAGCAGGGACAGGGGGGGCGCATTATCAATATTACCTCGGTGCACGAACATACCCCGTTACCTGAGGCCAGCGCCTACACGGCGGCGAAACATGCTCTCGGCGTACTCACCAAAGCCATGGCGCTTGAGCTGGTCCGCCATAACATTCTGGTTAACGCTGTGGCGCCTGGGGCGATAGCCACGCCGATGAATGATATGGATGACAGTGACGTTAAGCCGGGAACCGAGCCGTCAATCCCGCTGGGAAGACCTGGGTCGACGCTAGAAATCGCCAGTCTGGTCGCCTGGCTGTGCTCGGAAGAGGCGGGTTATACCACCGGGCAATCGTTTATTGTGGATGGGGGATTTATGCTGGCCAATCCCCAGTTCAGGCCGGAATAA
- the pbpG gene encoding D-alanyl-D-alanine endopeptidase, which translates to MLKFRVSILSLALMLAVPYAPQALAKTAAAAAASQPEIASGSAMIVDLNTNKVIYSNHPDLVRPIASITKLMTAMVVLDARLPLNEKLKVDISQTPEMKGIYSRVRLNSEISRKDMLLLALMSSENRAAASLAHHYPGGYNAFIKAMNAKAKALGMTRTRFVEPTGLSIHNVSTARDLTKLLIASKQYPLIGQLSTTREDMATFANPAYTLPFRNTNHLVYRDNWNIQLTKTGFTNAAGHCLVMRTVINNKPVALVVMDAFGKYTHFADASRLRTWIETGKVMPVPAAALSYKKQKAAQMAATGGNAGEQTAQND; encoded by the coding sequence ATGCTGAAATTCCGAGTTTCCATACTGAGCCTGGCGCTGATGCTGGCTGTGCCTTATGCGCCGCAAGCGCTGGCAAAAACGGCGGCGGCTGCCGCGGCGTCTCAACCTGAGATTGCCTCCGGTAGCGCGATGATCGTGGATCTGAACACCAATAAGGTGATCTATTCGAACCATCCGGACCTGGTGCGTCCGATTGCGTCGATAACCAAATTAATGACGGCGATGGTGGTGCTTGATGCACGGCTGCCGCTGAACGAAAAACTGAAAGTGGATATCAGCCAGACGCCAGAGATGAAAGGGATCTACTCTCGCGTGCGGCTAAACAGTGAAATCAGCCGTAAAGATATGTTACTGCTGGCGCTGATGTCCTCGGAAAACCGGGCCGCAGCAAGCCTGGCGCACCATTATCCGGGCGGCTATAACGCCTTTATTAAGGCGATGAACGCGAAGGCAAAAGCGCTGGGCATGACCCGGACGCGTTTTGTGGAACCAACCGGTTTGTCGATTCACAACGTGTCGACCGCGCGCGATCTCACCAAACTGCTGATCGCCAGCAAGCAGTATCCGCTGATTGGACAACTGAGCACCACGCGTGAAGATATGGCGACCTTCGCCAACCCGGCGTATACACTGCCGTTTCGCAATACCAACCATCTGGTGTATCGCGACAACTGGAATATTCAGCTCACTAAAACTGGTTTCACCAACGCCGCAGGGCATTGCCTGGTGATGCGCACGGTAATCAACAATAAACCGGTGGCGCTGGTGGTGATGGATGCATTCGGCAAGTACACCCATTTTGCCGATGCCAGTCGTTTACGCACGTGGATCGAAACCGGGAAAGTGATGCCGGTTCCGGCGGCGGCATTGAGCTATAAAAAGCAAAAAGCCGCACAGATGGCTGCAACGGGCGGCAATGCGGGTGAGCAGACCGCGCAAAACGATTAA
- the mdtQ gene encoding multidrug resistance outer membrane protein MdtQ: MTRYSFHALKAGFPLVILLAGCAPMHDTQQTLTQQLPASHVDSALPSALKNGWPGSQWWQDYHDAQLNELVKNALSRSPDMQVAEQRIRLAEAQAKAVEAQDGPQVDFSANAERQKMSAEGIMGPFALNDPAAGTTGPWYTNGTFGLTAGWDLDLWGKNRAEVTARIGAVKAREAEREQTRQLLASGVTRLYWEWQTEAALSKLLTQIEREQRNIIASDRQLYNNGITSSVEGVETDIDDSKTQQQLNEVAGKMKVIEARLSALTNTQSAALKLHPVSLPKVESQLPTQLGYSLLARRADLQAAHWVIESSMSSVEAAKAAFYPDVNLMAFLQQDALHLSDLFRSSAQQMGVTAGLTLPIFDSGRLNANLDIAQAQNNLSIASYNKAVVDAVNDVARTASQVATLMQKNQHQQQIEHDADRVVSLAQARYNAGIIAGSLVSKARIPALREQSNGLILQGQWLDASIQLTSALGGGYHHS; this comes from the coding sequence ATGACTCGTTACTCTTTTCACGCGCTGAAAGCGGGCTTTCCGCTGGTTATTCTGCTCGCGGGATGTGCTCCCATGCATGACACTCAACAGACGCTGACTCAACAACTTCCCGCTTCTCACGTAGATTCGGCGCTGCCGTCAGCGTTGAAGAACGGGTGGCCCGGAAGCCAGTGGTGGCAGGATTATCATGACGCACAGTTGAACGAGTTAGTGAAGAACGCACTTTCCCGTTCTCCGGATATGCAGGTGGCGGAACAGCGAATCAGACTGGCCGAAGCGCAGGCTAAAGCCGTTGAAGCCCAGGACGGGCCGCAGGTCGATTTCTCCGCCAATGCCGAACGGCAGAAAATGTCCGCGGAAGGCATCATGGGGCCGTTTGCCCTGAACGATCCGGCCGCAGGCACGACGGGGCCGTGGTACACCAACGGTACGTTTGGCCTGACGGCCGGTTGGGATCTCGATTTATGGGGCAAGAACCGCGCGGAAGTGACCGCGCGCATCGGGGCGGTGAAAGCGCGGGAAGCCGAGCGTGAGCAAACCCGTCAACTGTTAGCCAGCGGCGTGACGCGGCTTTACTGGGAATGGCAGACCGAGGCGGCGCTGAGCAAACTGCTGACCCAAATTGAACGGGAACAGCGTAACATCATTGCTAGCGATCGCCAGTTGTACAATAACGGCATCACCTCTTCGGTAGAAGGCGTGGAAACGGATATCGATGACAGTAAAACCCAGCAGCAGTTGAATGAGGTTGCCGGGAAGATGAAGGTGATTGAGGCGCGTCTGAGCGCGCTGACCAACACGCAGTCGGCGGCGCTGAAGCTGCATCCGGTGAGCCTGCCAAAAGTGGAAAGCCAGTTACCGACGCAGCTGGGCTACTCCTTACTGGCGCGCAGAGCGGATTTACAGGCGGCGCACTGGGTGATCGAATCGTCAATGAGCAGCGTGGAGGCGGCGAAGGCGGCGTTCTACCCCGACGTCAATCTGATGGCCTTTTTGCAACAGGATGCGCTGCATCTGAGCGATCTGTTCCGCAGTTCCGCCCAGCAGATGGGCGTGACCGCAGGCCTGACGCTGCCGATCTTCGACAGTGGCAGACTAAATGCCAACCTTGATATCGCTCAGGCGCAGAACAATTTGTCGATCGCCAGTTATAACAAAGCCGTCGTTGATGCGGTAAATGACGTGGCGCGCACGGCCAGTCAGGTGGCGACGCTGATGCAGAAAAATCAGCATCAGCAGCAGATTGAACATGACGCCGATCGAGTGGTCAGCCTGGCGCAGGCGCGCTATAACGCCGGGATTATCGCAGGCTCTCTCGTTAGCAAGGCCAGAATTCCCGCGCTGCGCGAGCAGAGTAACGGACTGATTTTGCAGGGGCAGTGGCTGGATGCCTCCATCCAGCTTACCAGCGCGCTCGGCGGCGGTTACCATCATTCCTGA
- a CDS encoding Yip1 family protein: MNHVWGLFSHPNREMQVINSENETVSHHYTHHVLLMAAIPVICAFIGTTQIGWNFGDGTVLKLSLFTGLVLAVLFYAVMLAGVAIMGRVIWWMARSYPQRPSLTHCMVFAGYVATPLFLSGLVALYPLVWLCAFVGTVALFYTGYLLYVGIPTFLNINKDEGLSFSSSTLAIGVLVLEVLLALTVILWGYGYRLF, from the coding sequence ATGAACCATGTCTGGGGGCTGTTTTCTCATCCCAATCGTGAAATGCAGGTGATCAACAGCGAGAACGAAACGGTTTCGCATCACTACACCCACCATGTGCTTTTGATGGCGGCCATCCCGGTCATTTGTGCCTTCATTGGTACGACGCAAATCGGCTGGAATTTTGGCGACGGCACTGTCCTGAAGCTTTCTCTGTTTACGGGCCTGGTGCTGGCTGTTCTGTTCTATGCCGTGATGCTGGCGGGCGTGGCGATCATGGGGCGCGTGATCTGGTGGATGGCGCGGAGTTATCCGCAGCGTCCGTCTTTGACGCACTGTATGGTGTTTGCCGGTTATGTGGCGACGCCGCTGTTTCTTAGCGGTCTGGTGGCGCTGTATCCGCTGGTGTGGCTTTGCGCATTTGTCGGGACGGTAGCGTTGTTCTATACCGGCTATCTGCTCTATGTAGGCATTCCGACATTCCTGAATATCAATAAGGACGAAGGGCTGAGCTTCTCCAGTTCAACCCTGGCTATCGGCGTACTGGTACTGGAAGTGCTGCTGGCGCTGACCGTCATCCTCTGGGGATACGGCTATCGCTTGTTCTGA
- a CDS encoding DedA family protein, with translation MDINSLIAQYGYAALVVGSLAEGETITLLGGVAAHQGLLKFPLVVVAVALGGMIGDQLLYLLGRRFGGRILRRFARHRDKIRQAQKMIQRRPYLFVIGTRFMYGFRVIGPLLIGASHLPPKIFLPLNILGALVWALIFTTLGYAGGEVVAPWLHHLDQHLKHWIWLILAVVLVIGVRWWLKRRSRKQVG, from the coding sequence ATGGATATAAACAGTCTTATTGCGCAATACGGTTATGCCGCGCTGGTGGTTGGAAGTCTGGCGGAAGGCGAAACCATTACTCTGCTGGGGGGCGTGGCGGCGCATCAGGGATTACTCAAGTTCCCCCTCGTGGTCGTGGCCGTGGCCTTAGGCGGCATGATAGGCGATCAGTTACTTTATCTGCTGGGACGCCGCTTTGGTGGCAGGATCCTGCGCCGCTTTGCTCGTCATCGTGACAAAATTCGTCAGGCGCAGAAGATGATCCAGCGTCGCCCGTATCTGTTCGTGATCGGCACCCGCTTTATGTACGGGTTTCGCGTGATTGGCCCGCTGTTGATTGGCGCCAGTCATCTGCCGCCAAAGATTTTTTTACCGCTGAATATCCTTGGCGCGCTGGTCTGGGCGCTGATCTTCACCACCCTGGGTTATGCAGGAGGTGAAGTGGTCGCGCCATGGTTGCATCATCTCGATCAGCATCTCAAACATTGGATCTGGCTGATTCTGGCGGTGGTGCTGGTGATCGGCGTTCGCTGGTGGTTGAAGCGCCGCAGCCGTAAACAGGTGGGGTAA
- the dld gene encoding D-lactate dehydrogenase: MSSITTTDNKTFLNELARLVGHSHLLTEPAKTARYRKGFRSGQGDALAVVFPGSLLELWRVLNACVNADKIILMQAANTGLTEGSTPNGNDYDREIVIISTLRLDKLHVLGKGEQVLAYPGTTLYSLEKALKPLGREPHSVIGSSCIGASVIGGICNNSGGSLVQRGPAYTEMSLFARIDENGKLQLVNHLGIDLGQTPEQILSQLDDERIKEENVRHDGRHAHDHDYVTRVRDIDADTPARYNADPERLFESSGCAGKLAVFAVRLDTFEAEKNQQVFYIGTNQPEVLTAIRRHILSTFDNLPVAGEYMHRDIYDIAEQYGKDTFLMIDKLGTDKMPFFFTLKGRTDAMLEKVKFFRPHFTDRAMQKFGHLFPSHLPPRMKSWRDKYEHHLLLKMAGDGVAEAQNWLTEFFKTAEGDFFACTPEEGSKAFLHRFAAAGAAIRYQAVHADEVEDILALDIALRRNDTEWYEHLPAEIDSQLVHKLYYGHFMCYVFHQDYIVKKGVDAHALKEQMLELLQQRGAQYPAEHNVGHLYEAPPALTRFYRENDPTNSMNPGIGKTSKQKFWKVPSSD; encoded by the coding sequence ATGTCTTCCATTACAACAACTGATAATAAAACCTTCCTGAATGAGCTCGCCCGTCTGGTGGGACATTCACACCTGCTTACCGAACCGGCTAAAACCGCCCGCTATCGCAAGGGCTTCCGTTCCGGTCAGGGCGACGCCCTGGCGGTGGTCTTTCCCGGATCGCTGCTGGAACTCTGGCGCGTACTGAACGCCTGCGTCAACGCCGATAAAATTATCCTGATGCAGGCCGCCAATACCGGCCTGACCGAAGGTTCCACGCCGAACGGCAATGACTATGACCGCGAGATTGTGATTATCAGCACCCTGCGCCTCGACAAACTGCACGTGTTGGGCAAAGGCGAGCAGGTATTGGCGTATCCAGGTACCACGCTGTACTCACTGGAAAAAGCGCTGAAACCCCTGGGGCGTGAACCGCACTCGGTGATTGGCTCATCATGTATCGGCGCGTCGGTCATTGGTGGGATCTGTAATAACTCCGGTGGCTCGCTGGTGCAAAGAGGCCCAGCGTATACCGAAATGTCCCTGTTTGCCCGCATTGATGAAAACGGCAAGCTGCAACTGGTTAACCATTTGGGGATCGATCTGGGGCAAACGCCGGAGCAGATCCTGAGTCAATTGGACGATGAGCGGATCAAAGAGGAAAATGTCCGCCACGACGGGCGTCATGCGCATGACCACGACTACGTCACCCGCGTCAGAGACATTGATGCCGACACCCCCGCGCGCTATAACGCTGACCCGGAGCGCCTGTTCGAGTCCTCCGGCTGCGCCGGGAAACTGGCGGTCTTCGCCGTGCGTCTCGACACCTTTGAAGCGGAAAAAAACCAGCAAGTGTTTTACATTGGCACCAACCAACCCGAGGTGCTGACAGCGATCCGTCGCCATATTCTGTCGACGTTCGACAATCTGCCGGTCGCGGGTGAATACATGCACCGCGATATCTACGACATTGCTGAACAGTACGGCAAAGACACCTTCCTGATGATTGACAAGCTCGGCACCGACAAAATGCCGTTCTTCTTCACGCTGAAGGGCCGCACCGATGCGATGCTGGAAAAGGTGAAATTCTTCCGTCCGCACTTTACCGACCGCGCGATGCAAAAGTTTGGTCACTTGTTCCCGAGTCATCTGCCGCCGCGCATGAAAAGCTGGCGCGATAAATATGAACATCATCTGCTGTTAAAAATGGCGGGCGATGGCGTCGCTGAAGCGCAAAACTGGCTCACGGAATTTTTTAAAACCGCAGAAGGCGACTTCTTTGCCTGCACGCCGGAAGAAGGCAGCAAGGCCTTCCTGCACCGCTTTGCAGCCGCTGGCGCAGCGATTCGCTACCAGGCGGTTCATGCTGATGAGGTGGAGGATATTCTGGCGCTGGATATCGCCCTGCGCCGCAATGACACCGAATGGTATGAACATTTGCCGGCGGAAATCGACAGCCAACTGGTACATAAACTCTATTACGGTCACTTTATGTGCTATGTCTTCCACCAGGATTACATCGTGAAGAAAGGCGTGGATGCTCACGCGTTGAAAGAGCAAATGCTGGAACTGCTGCAACAGCGCGGTGCGCAATATCCGGCAGAGCATAACGTCGGGCATCTGTATGAAGCACCGCCCGCGCTGACCCGTTTTTATCGCGAAAATGACCCGACCAATAGTATGAATCCCGGAATAGGCAAGACCAGTAAGCAGAAATTCTGGAAAGTCCCCTCTTCTGATTAA